The genomic region GGCGGCTTCTGGCTGGGGCGGATCGAGCAGGACGCGGGCCGGACATCGGCCGCCGTCGCCGCCTACAACAATGTCTCACGCCGGTCGCCCCACACGTATTACGGCTGGCGGGCGCGCTTCCGCGCCGCCGCTCTCTCCGGCACCGGGAGCGATCCCGGCTTCGCCGTCAAGGACGGGCCGGTGAACCTGCCGGACTACGATCTGCGAGGACTGTTGCCGGAGGCCGAACGCGGGTTCCTCGGGGCCTCGCGCAACGCGATCCTGGCCGAGACCGACACGTGGCCCGCCGACGTGCGCATCCTGGCCTACCTGGGGCTGCTGCAGCCCGAGATGCTGCCCGAGGGGCGCGCCCGCGTGCTGGTCGCGCACTCGGTCGGGGCGCACTACCAGGGCATCACATGGGCCAAGGAGGATCCCTACCTCTCCAATCCGCTTGGTTACTGGCCGGCACTCGAGAGCGCCGCGCGGCAGAATGGGCTGGATCCCCTGTTCTTCGCGGCCCTGGTCAAGCAGGAGAGCTATTTCGACCCGCGGAGCCGCTCGTGGGTGGGCGCGATGGGCCTGGCGCAACTGATGCCGTTCACCGCCGACTGGGTCTCGCGCCAGATCCCCGGCCCCCGCAAACCGCTCACCGACCCGGCCTACAACCTCAAGCTGGGCACCTGGTACCTCGCGTACGCGGGACGCATCTTCGAGAACCAGCCCATCCTGGCCACGGCCGCCTACAACGCGGGAGTGGGCGCGGCCAAGCGCTGGCGCGGGTGGTACGGCTCGGACCTCGAGGAGTTCATCGAGCGCATCCCCTACCGCGAGACGCGCCACTACGTGAAGAAAGTCTACGGCTACTACTGGACCTACCAGTGGCTGTACCGCGACCGCGCGCTGCTGGCCACCGGCGCGACGCCTTGATCGATCTGTTAACTCCTTGCTATCCTTTGGGAGACAACTGCATCCCAGCCGCTCGGGTATGGAATCTACGAGGGATTCCCCCTTCCCGAACTAGTTCTGGAGGATAATTGGCCAAGACGCACCGGGCGCTTGACCTCGCCACCCGGGAGCGCCTCGTGGAATTCGGCGTCGGGCCGATCGCGCTCGCATGGGGCCGCATCCTCGAGAACAAGTCCGAGATCGCGGTCTTCCTGAGCGAGGTCCACCGGCAGGATCTGGTCACGCAGTTCCTCGGGGCCACGTTCGAGCAGGCCGAACTGCCGTCCACGTCGCCCAACGCGGCGTTCCTGGCGACGCCCGCCGTGGCGCACTTCCAGCACAGCCTCTCGGATCTCCGGGAGCAACTGGCCATCGACCAGTTCCACGTGGCCGTCTCGACGCTGCAGTGGGCGGTCCGCCAGTACCTGGTGGGGTCCGACCTGGTGTCGGCCGAGTACGCGTTGCTGCTCTACGAGGCGGTCAACCAGATCCTCGACGCGGTGATGCGCGAGACCACCCAGGAATGGGCATACCAGGCGACCGAGGTGCGGCGCCTGAAGGACGAACTCGAGGGCCTGTACCGCATCTCCAGCCACGCGTCGGCCGAGACCGACCTTCACGGCGTCCTGCGGACGGTGGTGCTGGAGATCGTCGATCTGCTGTCGGCCGACTTCGGCGCCGTCCTGCTCCCCAAGGAGTTCCAGGACGATTGGCTCGACGACGAGGCCGATTCCAAGCACCGCGACGTGCACGCCCTGGAGATCCAGGCGATGGTGGCCAATCCGGACATGCAGGCCCTGCTCGAGCGCATGAACTTCACCATCGACGAGGGCGGCGCCCTCGCCCGGGCCTTCCTCACGGGCCAGTGCGTGAGCAGCACGGCGCCGATCGACGATCTCAACGTCACCAAGCGGCGGCGCCAGACCCTCGAGATGCTGGGCTTCCGGCACATGCTCGCGGCCCCGCTCAAGATGGCCGGCCGGGTGCTCGGCGTGGCCTGCGTGGCCAACCGCGACGAGCGGCGGAAGTTCGGCACCGACGCCATCCACCTGCTCACGACCGTGTGCGCCCAGGCGGCGGCGGCCATCCGCAACAAGCAACTCTTCTTCCGCAACAAGGCGCTGATGATGGACCTGGTGTTCACGCTCACCCAGGCCCTGGACGCCCGCGACTCCTACACGCGCAACCACAGCGCCAACGTGGCCGCCCTCGCCAAGCGCATCGCGCAGGAGATGGGCCTCTCCGAGAGCGAGTGCGAGGACATCTACATCGCCGGCCTGCTCCACGACATCGGCAAGATAGGCATCGCCGACGCCGTGCTGCACAAGCCCGGGGCGCTCAACCGGGCGGAACGCGCCCTGATGATGCAGCACCCGGTGAAGGGCGCCCAGATCCTCGCCCCCGTGCGCGGCCTGCAGCACCTCCTACCCTGCGTCCGCCACCATCACGAGCGCTACGACGGCAACGGCTACCCAGACGGCCTGACCGGAGAGGTGATCCCGCTTGGCGCCCGCATCCTGGCGATGGCCGATGCCTACGACGTGATGAACAACCATCGCGTGTACCGGCGCCGCCGCAGCCCCGAGGAGATCCTGCGCGAGATCAAGGCGATGAGCGGCAAGCAGTTCGATCCGACCGTCGTCGAAGTCCTGCTGCGCCTGGCCGAACGGGAGGGCATCAGCGGCCTGACGCCCAAGACCGGCGCGGTGATCCCGGAGGCCGGCCAGTACTATGCCGACCTCGAACCCGCGCCTCCGGCCGCCGGCGACGGGCCCTTGCCCGACACGCCCATGTCGTCGGCGGAACTGGTGGCGATGGGCGGCCTGCTGGACCATTTCGCCCGCCTGTACAGCATCCCGGTGCGCCTGGTGGACTCCGAGGGCCGGCGGGTGGCGCGCGGCGACACCATGCCGCCCGAACCTCCGCAGGAAGGCGAACGGACCGTGCTGGTGGCCATCGGCGGCAAGCCCGTCGGCCACCTGGTGGCGCCGTCCGACCTGGATACCGGCATGCTGGAGGATCTCACGCAGGCGATCCAGGAGATCGTGGGCCGGCACGAGACGCTCGAGAGCCAGGTCAA from Candidatus Tanganyikabacteria bacterium harbors:
- a CDS encoding diguanylate cyclase, whose product is MAKTHRALDLATRERLVEFGVGPIALAWGRILENKSEIAVFLSEVHRQDLVTQFLGATFEQAELPSTSPNAAFLATPAVAHFQHSLSDLREQLAIDQFHVAVSTLQWAVRQYLVGSDLVSAEYALLLYEAVNQILDAVMRETTQEWAYQATEVRRLKDELEGLYRISSHASAETDLHGVLRTVVLEIVDLLSADFGAVLLPKEFQDDWLDDEADSKHRDVHALEIQAMVANPDMQALLERMNFTIDEGGALARAFLTGQCVSSTAPIDDLNVTKRRRQTLEMLGFRHMLAAPLKMAGRVLGVACVANRDERRKFGTDAIHLLTTVCAQAAAAIRNKQLFFRNKALMMDLVFTLTQALDARDSYTRNHSANVAALAKRIAQEMGLSESECEDIYIAGLLHDIGKIGIADAVLHKPGALNRAERALMMQHPVKGAQILAPVRGLQHLLPCVRHHHERYDGNGYPDGLTGEVIPLGARILAMADAYDVMNNHRVYRRRRSPEEILREIKAMSGKQFDPTVVEVLLRLAEREGISGLTPKTGAVIPEAGQYYADLEPAPPAAGDGPLPDTPMSSAELVAMGGLLDHFARLYSIPVRLVDSEGRRVARGDTMPPEPPQEGERTVLVAIGGKPVGHLVAPSDLDTGMLEDLTQAIQEIVGRHETLESQVKQFQDLADLSKSLNSCLTPEEVLQASVEAAKRLVGADVATFWGAVDEKHLQFSACAGRSRIPWDLRISVGQDDGLEGYVAYRRIATAVVDFAVEDRFEVPEWIRQNGIVSSLAVPMQMGLRLVGVMCVLMYEVTTFSNEDVGILSAIANATAAAYENAILRQQFRSQEIIDPLSGLSNHRAFHERFAAEVKKAATTGRGLALVLFDVDHFTAYNHNHGFSAGDDLLRQVGALIRTISMGGEIASRFGGEEFAILIPAPDPETASRRGEELAERLRMMVAEASFPARHSMTARITISAGVASYPDPVGDAQSLIQAAQRALVEAKQSGRNKVVPARATA